The following coding sequences lie in one Syngnathus scovelli strain Florida chromosome 1, RoL_Ssco_1.2, whole genome shotgun sequence genomic window:
- the mrpl18 gene encoding large ribosomal subunit protein uL18m isoform X2 has product MVLSHISRGVRLLFGQMERYAVATNQPARCVTQSATQPEPCTAKNESVNPTFMNRNPRTLELMALAVKDRGWKTTWPHREFYHRLVFSRSQKFVTAQVFSCSSPDPVLSCSTKEWALKKELPSTNCVAACQAVGEVLAHRCKQAGITRMVYRAIPWTYRSDAVQSFRAAMKAGGIILSEPRRKYIGS; this is encoded by the exons ATGGTTTTGAGCCACATCAGTCGAGGGGTTCGTCTGCTGTTCGGTCAAATGGAGCGATATGCTGTGGCAACAAACCAACCAG CTCGGTGTGTGACCCAGTCGGCGACTCAGCCGGAGCCCTGCACGGCAAAAAACGAGTCAGTTAATCCTACTTTTATGAACCGAAACCCGAGGACCCTGGAGCTGATGGCCCTGGCAGTGAAGGACCGTGGCTGGAAGACGACATGGCCTCACCGCGAGTTCTACCACAG GTTGGTGTTTTCCCGCAGTCAGAAATTTGTGACAGCACAAGTCTTCTCATGCTCCTCACCCGACCCGGTGCTCTCATGTTCGACCAAAGAGTGGGCACTGAAGAAGGAGCTGCCCTCCACAAACTGCGTGGCGGCATGTCAGGCCGTGGGTGAGGTGCTGGCGCATAGATGCAAGCAGGCTGGCATCACCAGGATGGTGTACAGGGCCATTCCCTGGACATATCGCTCAGATGCC GTTCAGTCATTCCGGGCAGCAATGAAAGCTGGAGGAATCATCCTCAGTGAACCCAGAAGGAAATACATTGGATCCTAA
- the tcirg1b gene encoding T cell immune regulator 1, ATPase H+ transporting V0 subunit a3b, translated as MGAMFRSQEVCLVQLFLQSGSAYNCVSELGELGLVEFRDLNPNVNAFQRKFVGEVRRCEELEKTFSFLEQEINRSLSPPLKGPLPPPCPTPSAPQPRELITIEEESERLARELREVSRNRDSLRAQLTQLCQYRGVLTRAHSLTTSQAPLSILENQGLFDNHRDVHLSFVAGVVHPWRVPSFERLLWRACRGYIIVDFREMEDRLEHPDTGEMVQWTVFLISYWGDQIGQKVKKICDCFRTQTFTYPENTAEREEILQGLQGRIEDIQSVLSQTEAFLQQLLVRAVAVLPQWKVRVQKCKAVQMVLNLCSPSVTDKCLIAEAWCPVAKLPELQSALREGGRKSGSGVDSFYNRLASSTSPPTLFPLNSFTTGFQNIVDAYGVASYREVNPAMYTIITFPFLFAVMFGDVGHGLLMTLAGLWMVLEENDPKMRSSNNEIWKMMFGGRYLILLMGLFSIYTGAIYNECFSRGLSIFSSGWHVGPMFEKNFWNSSVLAGNNFLSMDPVVPGVFTSPYPFGIDPIWGLANNKLTFLNSYKMKMSVIIGIIHMTFGVSLSFFNYVHFGKLSSVFLVLIPELFFMLCLFGYLVFMVVFKWIAYTPAQSKVAPSILIHFIDMFLFAENEDNPPLYTGQAIVQKVLVVLALCSVPVLLLGKPLLEYSTHKGRRRQLHLQEDRHPLMVDDGAANARDGDADRRGYVGEEEFDAADVFMHQAIHTIEYCLGCISNTASYLRLWALSLAHAQLSEVLWVMVMRIALRWQGYVGSAVLFVVFAFFAVLTISILLIMEGLSAFLHALRLHWVEFQNKFYSGTGYKLHPFSFSSLINASAAI; from the exons ATGGGCGCCATGTTCCGCAGCCAGGAGGTGTGCCTGGTGCAGCTCTTTCTCCAGTCCGGGTCGGCCTACAACTGTGTCAGCGAATTGGGGGAGCTGGGCTTGGTGGAGTTCAGAGAT TTAAATCCTAACGTGAATGCCTTTCAAAGGAAATTTGTTGGTGAGGTGAGACGATGTGAAGAGCTTGAGAAAACATTTT CATTCCTAGAGCAGGAGATCAATCGATCCCTGTCCCCTCCGTTGAAGGGGCCCCTTCCCCCTCCTTGTCCGACGCCTTCAGCCCCCCAGCCCCGCGAGCTCATCACCATAGAGGAGGAAAGCGAGAGGCTGGCCAGAGAGCTACGAGAA GTATCCAGAAACAGAGACAGTCTTCGAGCTCAGCTGACCCAGCTGTGCCAGTACAGAGGAGTGCTGACCAGAGCACACTCTCTTACAACCTCGCAG GCGCCCCTGTCTATTCTGGAAAACCAAGGTCTGTTTGACAACCACCGCGATGTCCACCTGAG TTTTGTCGCGGGAGTGGTCCACCCGTGGAGGGTACCCTCATTTGAGCGCCTGCTGTGGCGAGCGTGCCGTGGTTACATCATTGTGGATTTCAGAGAAATGGAGGATCGTCTCGAGCACCCAGACACG GGTGAGATGGTGCAGTGGACGGTTTTCCTCATTTCGTACTGGGGGGACCAGATAGGACAGAAAGTGAAAAAGATTTGCGACTG CTTCCGCACGCAGACGTTTACATATCCTGAGAACACAGCTGAAAGAGAGGAGATTCTCCAAGGACTTCAAGGCAGAATCGAAGATATCCAATCT GTGTTGTCTCAGACCGAGGCCTTCCTGCAGCAGCTCCTCGTGCGGGCGGTGGCTGTGCTGCCCCAGTGGAAGGTGCGCGTCCAGAAGTGCAAGGCGGTCCAAATGGTCCTGAACCTCTGCAGTCCCTccgtcactgacaagtgcctgaTCGCTGAGGCGTGGTGTCCCGTCGCCAAGCTGCCTGAGCTGCAGAGTGCCCTGAGAGAGGGAGGG AGGAAAAGCGGCAGTGGTGTTGACTCCTTCTACAACCGCTTGGCTTCATCCACCTCTCCGCCTACCCTGTTTCCGCTCAACTCTTTCACCACTGGTTTCCAGAACATTGTGGATGCTTACGGCGTGGCGAGCTACCGGGAGGTCAATCCAG CAATGTACACCATAATTACATTCCCCTTCCTGTTTGCTGTGATGTTTGGGGATGTGGGTCATGGTCTGCTAATGACCCTGGCCGGCCTTTGGATGGTTCTCGAGGAGAATGACCCTAAGATGAGAAGTAGCAATAATGAG ATCTGGAAGATGATGTTTGGAGGTCGGTATCTGATTCTGCTGATGGGACTCTTCTCCATCTACACGGGAGCCATTTACAACGAGTGCTTTAGTCGGGGGCTCAGCATCTTCAGTTCAGGGTGGCATGTGGGTCCAATGTTTGAGAAAAACTTTTGGaa TTCGTCCGTCCTGGCTGGGAACAACTTTTTGTCTATGGATCCTGTCGTGCCTGGTGTCTTTACCAGTCCTTATCCATTCGGCATTGACCCG ATTTGGGGGTTGGCCAATAACAAGCTAACCTTTCTCAATTCGTACAAGATGAAGATGTCTGTTATCATTGGCATCATCCACATGACTTTTGGAGTCTCTTTGTCATTCTTCAATTACGT GCACTTTGGCAAGTTGAGCAGCGTGTTCCTTGTGCTGATCCCAGAGCTGTTCTTCATGCTGTGTCTGTTTGGATACTTGGTGTTTATGGTGGTCTTCAAGTGGATCGCTTACACTCCCGCCCAGTCCAAAGTGGCCCCCAGTATCCTCATCCATTTTATAGACATGTTCCTCTTCGCAGAAAACGAAGACAACCCACCACTTTATACAGGACAG GCAATCGTTCAGaaagtgctggtggtgttggcgCTCTGCTCTGTTCCCGTCCTTCTGCTCGGGAAACCACTACTGGAATACAGCACACACAAGGGGAGAAGGCGTCAGCTG CATCTGCAAGAAGACAGACACCCGCTGATGGTCGACGACGGCGCCGCCAACGCCCGGGATGGGGACGCGGACCGAAGAGGTTATGTTGGGGAGGAG GAGTTTGATGCTGCAGACGTGTTCATGCATCAGGCCATCCACACCATTGAATACTGCCTGGGCTGCATCTCCAACACTGCCTCCTATCTGCGACTCTGGGCCCTCAGTCTGGCACACGCAC AGCTGTCAGAGGTGTTGTGGGTCATGGTGATGCGCATTGCCCTGAGGTGGCAGGGCTACGTGGGCTCTGCAGTTCTCTTTGTAGTCTTCGCTTTCTTTGCTGTGTTGACCATCTCCATCTTGCTGATTATGGAGGGCCTCTCGGCTTTCCTGCACGCCCTCCGTCTGCACTG GGTGGAGTTCCAGAACAAGTTCTACAGTGGCACAGGCTACAAGCTACACCCATTCTCTTTCTCATCTTTGATCAATGCATCAGCTGCCATATGA
- the mrpl18 gene encoding large ribosomal subunit protein uL18m isoform X1 — translation MTSYIYSGTFETSFVSVSSYFKSRTRIQRECQTWPLLSIHYRLNGVKTKMVLSHISRGVRLLFGQMERYAVATNQPARCVTQSATQPEPCTAKNESVNPTFMNRNPRTLELMALAVKDRGWKTTWPHREFYHRLVFSRSQKFVTAQVFSCSSPDPVLSCSTKEWALKKELPSTNCVAACQAVGEVLAHRCKQAGITRMVYRAIPWTYRSDAVQSFRAAMKAGGIILSEPRRKYIGS, via the exons ATGACGTCATACATTTACAGCGGAACATTCGAAACTTCTTTTGTTTCCGTCAGTTCCTATTTTAAATCACGTACCCGGATCCAACGTGAATGTCAAACATGGCCCTTGTTGTCGATACATTACAGACTTAACGGAGTAAAAA CGAAAATGGTTTTGAGCCACATCAGTCGAGGGGTTCGTCTGCTGTTCGGTCAAATGGAGCGATATGCTGTGGCAACAAACCAACCAG CTCGGTGTGTGACCCAGTCGGCGACTCAGCCGGAGCCCTGCACGGCAAAAAACGAGTCAGTTAATCCTACTTTTATGAACCGAAACCCGAGGACCCTGGAGCTGATGGCCCTGGCAGTGAAGGACCGTGGCTGGAAGACGACATGGCCTCACCGCGAGTTCTACCACAG GTTGGTGTTTTCCCGCAGTCAGAAATTTGTGACAGCACAAGTCTTCTCATGCTCCTCACCCGACCCGGTGCTCTCATGTTCGACCAAAGAGTGGGCACTGAAGAAGGAGCTGCCCTCCACAAACTGCGTGGCGGCATGTCAGGCCGTGGGTGAGGTGCTGGCGCATAGATGCAAGCAGGCTGGCATCACCAGGATGGTGTACAGGGCCATTCCCTGGACATATCGCTCAGATGCC GTTCAGTCATTCCGGGCAGCAATGAAAGCTGGAGGAATCATCCTCAGTGAACCCAGAAGGAAATACATTGGATCCTAA